Proteins found in one uncultured Desulfuromonas sp. genomic segment:
- a CDS encoding IS110 family transposase, with protein MTQAQDRLQQFRKLRESIRGCKTTLVVGIDIAKDKHHAFFGDANGRTLWKKLIFYNTIEDFKKLQAMADSLMVKHTLKKCVYGVEPTASYHKPLAEYLIRNNEQVVYVSNVAVAKNRTLLDGRWDKNDTKDAANIADLVSQGRCQFYDPGEDAIRELRSLLAYRAKLKKQEHGLRMRIRNNLLAQYFPELDKQMPQGGQDGLILDLIANDFDPARIAAMSFDDFRRGYQMQKRSMAQERLLEAIWQASQLSVGCALPDSAAWEGRALVEQLRQVRQIKHDLEKRLKDVAQTFPAYACLLTIPGFGPIVSAMTLAAIGDANRFTSRKQVLRLAGLDLSASRSGKKSDSAIPVISKQGKAGLRYALVQAAQIASYKDATIRTYFTGLLKGREMERGIKLKMRVKLAAKMLIIAWTLMKRNQAFDSDCFTRT; from the coding sequence ATGACGCAAGCACAAGACAGGTTACAACAGTTCAGGAAGTTGCGCGAATCCATTCGCGGCTGCAAAACGACACTGGTGGTCGGGATTGATATTGCCAAGGATAAACATCATGCTTTTTTCGGCGATGCAAACGGCAGGACGCTTTGGAAAAAATTGATCTTTTACAATACCATCGAAGATTTTAAAAAGCTTCAGGCCATGGCGGATAGCCTGATGGTGAAGCACACGTTGAAAAAATGTGTCTATGGTGTCGAACCAACGGCTTCTTATCACAAACCACTGGCTGAATATTTGATTCGCAACAACGAGCAGGTTGTTTATGTCTCCAATGTTGCCGTAGCCAAAAACAGAACGTTGCTGGATGGCCGCTGGGACAAAAACGACACCAAGGATGCCGCGAATATTGCTGATCTGGTTAGTCAGGGGCGCTGCCAATTTTATGATCCCGGCGAGGATGCGATCCGTGAATTACGCAGTTTGCTCGCTTATCGGGCCAAGTTAAAAAAGCAGGAACACGGCTTGCGAATGCGCATCCGCAACAATTTACTGGCCCAGTATTTCCCGGAATTGGACAAGCAGATGCCCCAAGGCGGGCAAGATGGCCTCATTCTCGATCTCATTGCCAACGATTTCGACCCGGCACGCATTGCCGCGATGTCCTTTGACGATTTTCGCCGGGGCTACCAGATGCAAAAACGCTCCATGGCTCAAGAACGCCTGTTAGAGGCCATCTGGCAGGCCAGTCAGCTTTCCGTCGGCTGCGCCTTGCCCGACTCGGCAGCCTGGGAGGGCCGCGCACTGGTCGAACAGCTCCGTCAGGTGCGCCAGATCAAGCATGACTTGGAAAAACGACTCAAGGACGTTGCGCAAACGTTCCCGGCCTACGCCTGTCTGCTGACAATCCCCGGCTTTGGCCCCATCGTCTCAGCCATGACCCTGGCGGCCATTGGCGATGCCAATCGCTTTACCAGCCGCAAGCAGGTCCTGCGTCTGGCGGGACTGGACCTCAGCGCTTCACGAAGCGGCAAGAAAAGCGACAGCGCGATACCTGTCATCTCCAAACAAGGCAAAGCCGGATTGCGCTATGCCCTGGTGCAGGCGGCACAAATTGCCAGCTACAAAGATGCAACCATCCGTACCTATTTTACCGGCCTGCTCAAAGGGCGGGAAATGGAACGCGGCATCAAGTTAAAGATGCGGGTCAAGTTGGCGGCCAAAATGCTGATTATTGCCTGGACCCTGATGAAACGGAACCAGGCGTTTGATTCCGACTGCTTCACAAGGACGTGA
- a CDS encoding substrate-binding domain-containing protein → MHQYMKIIRIRTRLWNMVLLCVLMSVPVEADSGGKSVSGKTPKSVWELTRDWPLPPPGPPGLADKVIVYIGEDLRNGGILGVGVGVREAAQNIGWKVSFFDIGANDTQRETILRRALKLQPDGVILGSMDAVKNARFLTLFDTANISVVGWHVAPNPGPVKNSPIRWNVATNSAEVAKVAANYVIEDSDGKAGVVIFTDSRFAIATKKTRGMAEIIRACEKCQLLEVIDLPLNRACEMMPEVTQELIQKYGDKWQYSLAINDLYFDYATPTLVINNRPPEGPPVNISAGDGSPSALLRIRYASYQQATIPEPLILQGWQLVDELNRIMQGDSPSGYQYPPIVITEKNIWPQGDRAYLFDPENGYRQAYRKIWKKDE, encoded by the coding sequence TTGCACCAGTATATGAAAATAATCCGTATAAGGACACGGCTTTGGAACATGGTGCTTCTATGCGTGCTCATGTCAGTCCCGGTAGAAGCCGATAGCGGAGGAAAATCGGTATCGGGAAAAACCCCAAAATCGGTCTGGGAACTGACTCGGGATTGGCCCCTTCCCCCACCTGGGCCGCCGGGACTCGCGGATAAAGTCATCGTCTATATCGGTGAAGATCTTCGCAATGGCGGGATTCTCGGTGTTGGAGTCGGGGTACGGGAAGCCGCTCAAAACATAGGCTGGAAGGTTTCCTTTTTCGATATCGGAGCAAACGATACTCAGCGTGAAACAATTTTACGGCGGGCGCTCAAGCTGCAACCTGATGGTGTTATCCTGGGGAGTATGGATGCTGTGAAGAATGCCCGTTTTCTGACGCTTTTTGACACTGCAAATATTTCCGTTGTCGGCTGGCATGTCGCCCCCAATCCAGGGCCAGTTAAAAACAGCCCAATTCGATGGAATGTCGCAACCAATTCTGCCGAAGTCGCAAAAGTTGCGGCAAATTACGTTATTGAAGACTCCGACGGCAAAGCCGGTGTGGTAATTTTTACCGACAGCCGTTTTGCCATTGCCACCAAAAAAACAAGGGGCATGGCAGAGATCATCCGAGCCTGTGAAAAATGCCAGCTGTTGGAAGTCATCGACCTTCCCCTCAACAGAGCGTGTGAAATGATGCCGGAAGTAACACAAGAACTGATCCAGAAATACGGAGATAAGTGGCAGTATTCACTGGCTATCAACGACCTTTACTTTGACTATGCCACACCGACTCTGGTTATAAACAATCGTCCGCCCGAAGGTCCTCCAGTCAATATCTCTGCAGGTGATGGCAGCCCTTCGGCCCTGCTACGAATCAGGTACGCAAGCTATCAGCAGGCGACCATCCCCGAACCTCTTATCCTTCAAGGTTGGCAACTCGTTGATGAACTGAACCGTATCATGCAGGGGGATAGTCCAAGCGGTTACCAGTATCCCCCGATAGTCATTACAGAAAAAAATATCTGGCCGCAGGGTGACAGAGCTTATCTGTTTGACCCTGAGAATGGTTATCGTCAGGCTTATAGAAAAATCTGGAAAAAGGACGAATAA
- a CDS encoding GGDEF domain-containing protein has protein sequence MSLPRIYSIQAKLSIYLFLTVTIMICNGILTVYFFNLHLSSNRFFTHNIEPQIQRTHELQKTSIQVFGFSRELSHEISQKDMDSVYSNLTMVLTQLEELTTKVSNEDSGIDILSLNFLSQSIRSQAQLIFQLKAQQLRMKASQQQVANEIRRDLLEIMASDVAQKSIPADINSSFVSSHLKRLMLMVEQLEMTSVSLLKVDQLQKDLDEVKNSFHKQGIKEQNPEEETKLQTLMNGATGQLEQLLKAKRRSLGITQSINNFIGTLDDLTASLIQLTERYIDGVRAGFHKQEEEIKQEGKRRLNLIMWTGGVWIIILYLLYRRIIVRGFGNRLSLISRAMSHGATDEVEIPLPIKGQDEIANMAKAAEELLKKARKLNILAITDELTQVYNRRYFFHLAERVKKGAIRKKQPAMIMMIDIDHFKQINDTWGHNFGDSALREFAKVCNQLIRAEDLFARYGGEEFILLMPDTTPEQGMIAASRLLKAVESIVLTTDSGKTISMTASAGMAEVLLDEKLDQSIKKADDAVYAAKKSGRNRIEVYRDETDPKRQ, from the coding sequence GTGTCGCTACCAAGGATTTACTCTATCCAGGCAAAGCTTTCCATCTACCTGTTCCTGACTGTGACTATTATGATATGCAATGGGATTCTAACTGTATATTTTTTCAATCTTCACCTGTCTTCAAACCGATTTTTCACCCATAACATCGAACCACAAATACAAAGAACACATGAATTGCAGAAAACATCAATCCAGGTTTTCGGTTTTTCCAGAGAGCTCTCCCATGAAATCTCACAGAAAGACATGGATAGTGTGTATTCCAACTTAACAATGGTGTTGACCCAACTGGAGGAATTGACAACAAAGGTATCAAATGAAGATAGCGGCATTGACATCTTGTCGTTGAATTTCCTTAGCCAATCCATCAGAAGTCAAGCTCAACTCATATTTCAGCTCAAAGCCCAGCAGCTGAGAATGAAGGCGAGCCAGCAACAAGTTGCCAATGAGATAAGACGTGATCTCCTTGAAATCATGGCCTCAGACGTTGCTCAAAAAAGTATACCTGCCGATATAAATAGCTCTTTTGTTTCTTCTCACCTTAAACGACTGATGCTGATGGTGGAACAGTTGGAGATGACGTCCGTATCACTTCTGAAGGTGGATCAGCTGCAAAAGGACTTAGATGAAGTTAAAAATAGTTTCCATAAGCAGGGCATAAAGGAACAAAACCCTGAGGAAGAAACAAAGCTTCAGACGTTGATGAATGGGGCCACAGGACAGCTAGAGCAGTTACTAAAGGCTAAAAGAAGGTCATTAGGCATAACGCAGAGTATCAATAATTTTATCGGCACCCTTGATGATCTGACCGCCAGCTTGATCCAGCTGACAGAACGCTACATCGACGGGGTACGTGCCGGCTTTCATAAGCAAGAGGAAGAGATCAAGCAAGAGGGAAAGCGTCGTCTCAATCTGATCATGTGGACCGGGGGGGTGTGGATTATTATCCTCTATCTGCTATATCGTCGTATTATCGTTCGCGGATTTGGCAACCGTTTGAGCCTGATCAGTCGGGCAATGAGTCATGGAGCGACAGACGAAGTTGAGATACCTTTGCCCATCAAAGGTCAGGACGAAATTGCGAATATGGCAAAGGCCGCTGAAGAACTCCTCAAAAAGGCCAGAAAACTCAACATACTGGCAATAACAGATGAGCTGACCCAAGTATATAACCGCAGATATTTTTTCCATCTGGCTGAAAGAGTAAAAAAAGGGGCGATCAGAAAAAAACAGCCAGCAATGATTATGATGATCGATATAGACCATTTCAAGCAGATAAATGATACTTGGGGACACAATTTTGGAGATAGCGCTCTGCGTGAATTTGCCAAAGTCTGTAACCAACTCATAAGAGCTGAAGATCTGTTCGCACGTTACGGTGGAGAGGAGTTCATTCTACTGATGCCGGACACCACCCCTGAGCAAGGGATGATAGCTGCCAGCCGGTTATTAAAGGCCGTGGAGTCGATTGTATTAACGACAGATTCAGGTAAGACGATAAGTATGACCGCAAGCGCCGGAATGGCTGAAGTCCTGTTGGACGAAAAGCTTGACCAGTCAATAAAAAAAGCCGATGACGCTGTCTATGCAGCTAAAAAATCAGGACGAAACAGGATCGAAGTTTACCGCGACGAAACTGACCCGAAGCGACAATGA
- a CDS encoding ISNCY family transposase, with product MRQKRNPQLSLFMTVNNTQIGKELEQMSRILDDTPGLLQVVFDDLVKTKRADTGRQGLTAEQVLRCAVLKQYRQLSYEELAFHLDDSSAFRRFARLDMGQYPRKSILQENIKAISEQSWEEIHRLLIDYAVKHKIEKGRKIRIDSTAIETDIHHPTDSTLLADGIRIITRWLGAGKALSPAPSYRYSDHNRVVKKRVMTILNTRKEQVRKTAYQDLLHYAERVVNYALPAIAELRAYQGLELLSAQGIAANLERAVGLLGKVIDQTRRRVINGETVPASEKVVSFFEEHSDIIVKGQRDITYGHKVFFTGGPSTLILDCLIESGNPADSDRYQMLLERQQQLFGRMPRQVSADGGFASKSNLDFAKSNQVKDAVFAKRRGLSVLAMAKSNWVYKRLRNFRAGIEAGISVLKRAFGLDRCTWSGWAGFKQYVRSSVVSYNLLSMARIRLA from the coding sequence ATGCGCCAAAAACGTAACCCCCAACTGAGCCTGTTTATGACTGTCAACAATACCCAGATCGGTAAAGAATTGGAGCAGATGTCACGAATCCTCGATGACACTCCAGGTTTGCTTCAAGTCGTTTTTGATGATCTGGTCAAGACCAAACGGGCCGATACCGGTCGTCAGGGGTTGACCGCCGAGCAGGTCTTGCGCTGTGCCGTTCTGAAACAATATCGGCAGCTCAGTTACGAGGAGCTTGCCTTTCACCTGGATGACTCCTCTGCCTTTCGTCGTTTCGCTCGCCTGGACATGGGACAATATCCCCGCAAATCGATCCTGCAGGAGAACATCAAGGCGATTTCCGAGCAGAGCTGGGAAGAGATTCATCGCCTGCTCATCGATTACGCCGTCAAACATAAGATCGAAAAAGGACGCAAGATCCGCATCGACTCAACGGCCATCGAAACCGATATCCACCATCCGACAGATTCCACTCTTTTGGCCGATGGCATTCGGATTATCACCCGCTGGCTCGGTGCCGGGAAGGCCCTCTCCCCAGCCCCTTCCTACCGCTACAGCGACCATAACCGCGTGGTCAAAAAGCGGGTGATGACCATTCTCAATACCAGAAAAGAGCAGGTTCGTAAAACCGCCTATCAGGATCTACTTCACTATGCCGAACGCGTCGTCAACTATGCCCTGCCGGCGATTGCCGAACTGCGTGCCTATCAGGGCCTTGAGTTGCTCAGCGCCCAGGGGATCGCGGCAAATCTGGAGCGGGCCGTCGGTCTGCTGGGTAAGGTCATCGACCAGACCCGGCGCCGCGTGATCAACGGCGAAACCGTACCGGCCTCGGAAAAGGTCGTCTCCTTTTTCGAGGAACACAGCGACATTATCGTCAAGGGGCAGCGGGACATCACCTACGGCCACAAAGTGTTTTTCACTGGTGGCCCATCGACCCTGATTCTCGATTGTCTCATCGAGTCGGGCAATCCGGCGGACAGTGATCGTTACCAAATGCTCCTTGAACGGCAGCAGCAACTTTTTGGGCGCATGCCGCGCCAGGTGAGCGCCGACGGCGGGTTTGCCTCCAAGAGCAATTTGGACTTCGCCAAGTCGAACCAGGTCAAGGATGCTGTCTTTGCCAAGCGGCGCGGGTTGTCCGTTTTGGCGATGGCCAAAAGCAACTGGGTCTATAAGCGCCTGAGGAATTTTCGAGCCGGAATCGAGGCCGGAATTTCTGTACTCAAGAGGGCCTTCGGGCTTGACCGTTGCACCTGGTCCGGCTGGGCTGGCTTTAAGCAATACGTCCGCAGCAGCGTGGTTTCCTACAACCTGCTGTCCATGGCGCGTATCAGGCTGGCTTAA
- a CDS encoding cold-shock protein, producing the protein MAEGSVKWFNDSKGFGFIEQDNGPDVFVHFSAIQSDGFKSLAEGDRVAFDVTEGQKGPQSANVRRI; encoded by the coding sequence ATGGCAGAAGGTTCAGTAAAGTGGTTTAACGATTCGAAGGGCTTTGGGTTTATCGAACAGGACAATGGTCCTGATGTATTCGTTCATTTCTCAGCAATTCAAAGCGACGGTTTTAAGTCTCTGGCTGAGGGCGACCGCGTAGCTTTCGACGTAACTGAAGGTCAAAAAGGTCCTCAATCTGCGAACGTGCGCAGAATTTAG
- a CDS encoding (p)ppGpp synthetase: MASLDFELEKHNFTKYYENNRPLFEEAKNAYISVIKSLIKQADVGEVTKVEGRIKNKEECIKKFQRKYQDKLEAADQPYEIKNYLSDLIGLRIVCLYEDQIADVSKLLKNHFKIIDVSDKIAAIESTEDLFGYKGLHMDLSFAKEMAALSKNQPFAEYPFEVQIRSLIQDAWSVLDHKIKYKKSIPNDLKRRINVLSALFELADREFKEIRNATAELIQQATVSPLGDVLEDNCEAAGAAATETGGKAFNVFHFLRVAGHFFKDFEFEDYKVDNFVQDILRLDNGFQKSALHKSLVENLKIVKEYRDHFIEGNPESTFSPYTVIRHCLYLYDQETFKRILAKGSTGRFVSWLGQNHSTP; the protein is encoded by the coding sequence TTGGCCTCTCTTGATTTCGAGCTTGAAAAGCATAATTTTACAAAATATTACGAGAACAACAGGCCCCTTTTTGAGGAGGCCAAGAACGCCTATATCAGTGTGATCAAATCACTGATTAAACAGGCTGATGTCGGCGAAGTGACTAAGGTCGAAGGCCGGATCAAGAATAAAGAAGAGTGCATTAAAAAGTTTCAGCGCAAATACCAAGACAAACTCGAAGCAGCTGACCAGCCCTATGAGATCAAAAACTATCTCTCTGATTTGATTGGGCTTCGCATCGTCTGTCTCTATGAAGACCAGATTGCGGACGTCTCGAAACTCTTGAAGAATCATTTCAAGATCATTGACGTTTCGGACAAAATCGCGGCTATTGAGAGCACCGAGGATTTGTTCGGTTATAAAGGGCTGCATATGGATCTGTCGTTTGCCAAAGAGATGGCTGCCTTGTCCAAAAATCAGCCATTTGCAGAGTATCCCTTTGAAGTTCAGATCAGGTCATTGATTCAGGACGCTTGGAGTGTGCTGGACCACAAAATCAAATACAAGAAATCGATCCCCAATGATCTTAAGCGCAGGATCAATGTTCTTTCCGCCCTGTTCGAGCTGGCCGACCGAGAATTTAAAGAGATCCGCAACGCCACCGCCGAGCTGATCCAACAGGCGACAGTTTCGCCGCTCGGCGATGTTCTTGAAGACAACTGTGAAGCTGCAGGGGCCGCTGCAACGGAAACCGGTGGAAAAGCGTTCAATGTTTTCCATTTCCTGCGGGTCGCCGGGCATTTCTTCAAGGATTTTGAGTTTGAAGACTACAAGGTTGATAACTTTGTCCAGGATATCCTGCGGTTGGATAACGGTTTTCAAAAGTCGGCCCTTCATAAAAGCTTGGTCGAAAACCTGAAAATCGTCAAAGAGTATCGCGATCATTTCATTGAGGGAAACCCTGAAAGCACCTTCAGCCCCTATACTGTGATCAGGCATTGCCTGTATCTCTACGATCAGGAAACCTTTAAGCGGATATTGGCCAAAGGGTCGACCGGCCGCTTTGTCAGTTGGTTAGGGCAGAACCATTCAACCCCCTGA